The DNA window AGTCGAGGAGTCCGCCAAGCGCATCCTCGGCATCGTGGCTTCGATCGGCATCGGCGACACCGGCCGCTTCTTGAACTACGACGGCGAGACATTTCCCTGGTGAGACGACAGCGGCGCTTGCGCCAGCGCGCCTGGGAGGGGAGACTGAGGGTCGTAGAAATGCCGCGGCTTGGCCTCTTCGCCGGTGTGTGTTTGGCGTTCAGCGCCTTCGGAGTGTTTGCTTGCGGAGGTGATGACGGCCAGGGCCCACCTGGTGTCGGCGGCGGCGGCGGGAAGGGCGGCAGCGGTGGAGCGGTCGAGGCACCAAAGACCGCGTTCGTGACCTCCGTCGAGTACACAGCAGACTTCGGCGCGGTCGCCAAGGCGGACGCGGCCTGTCAGACGCAGGCTGGCGCAGGCCAGTTGAAAGGAACGTACCGCGCCTGGCTCAGCGACTCGACCTCGTCGCCGGGATCCCGCTTCACGCACCCGAGCTCGAACTACATCACCGTCCCCGGTACGGTGCTCGCAAGCGGCTGGGAAGGGCTGACCTCGGGCACACTGCAAGCCCGACTCAACAACGACGAATTCGGCGACGAGGTGGATGTCGCACCCGAGGCATGGACCGGCACGCTGGCGGACGGTTCCGCATCCGGTGACGACTGCAACGATTGGACGGGGTCCGGTCAGGCCACCATCGGTCTCTTGGATGCCTACGGCGCCAAGTGGACCCAGGCGCCGAGCTTGGATGCATGCACCGGCTTTCACCACCTGTACTGCTTCGAGCAGTGACGGGGCGTCGGGCTGTGGGAAAAGCAGAGCCGCCGCTCACTCGCTTCAGATCGGCACGCCGAACGCGCGTCCCACGAGCGCCGCCGCCATCGCGGCCGCGAGCGGAACCGCGAAGTTGTCGTCGAGCTTGACGCTGACGACTTCGGCGACGGCACCCGCGACGCCCGCTGCTGCTGCAACGGTCAGCAGCAGCGGCCACGCAGCGGCGCCATGCCACAAACTCAGCACGCTGAACGCGGCAAGTGTCCCCACGAGCGCGAAGGCCACTGTCCCCTCCAGCGTGCGTCCACCCCGGAGCGGTCGCCGTCCCCAGCGTCGCCCCACGAGCCCCGCCGCGGGATCACCGAGCCCGAGCACCGCGAGCGCCACCGCAGAAGCGTAAGGCGGGCTCACCAGCGCGAGGATGAAGAGCGCCGTACCGTACCAAATTACGCTATTCACGTGGTAATGTTCGTGGGGGTGACAAATGAGCGCGAAGAATCGCACGCGCATCAGGCGATCGTTCCAGCGTTTGCTGATGGCGCGACCGGTCTCCAAGAACCAACACCAACCGGCAAACGCACCCGTGGCCCAGAGTGTTCCGTTCTTGGTGAGGATCACCTCGAGCAAGAGCAGCGCGCCGAGTGCCGACCCGACGTGAAACGTGATGCGGGCCCAGTTGGTGGGCCTCAGCGTCGGGGCGCGAACCGAACGGTGCCGGAGCTCGCCGGCGAGCCGCTCGTAGGCGGCCATCAGGTGCGGCCGGAGCGAGAGCCAGTAACCCGGTGACGCCTGGCTCGAGTCGACGCTCCCGTCCATCAACTCGCGCAGCGTGGCCAGGGGTTCGCTGATGGGGCTCGGTGTGGGGGTCTCGCTCGACAGCGCTTCGACGCTGGCGCCAATCCGCGTCCAGCGTTCACTCACGCTGCCGGTAACCGCGGGCGTAAGGCGCGCAGGGTCGGTCTCGCGCAAGAGAGCAAACAGCTCGCTCGCGAGGTTCCCCGTCTGTGACAGCGTGGCTGAGTTCATCGGCCCGAGCCTTCCCCCTAGCCGATCTTTTCACGCGGGGCGAGCATCCGGCGAACGGCGAGCTCGCGCGCCGACCCGCGGTTGCCCGACCGCCAAGCGCAGGTTGGCGGCAGCGCGCGAAGTTCCACGGAAATCCCTGGAACGATCGCTGGCACGTGGCGTGCAGCCGTTGGGAGCATGCGCCTGCTTCAACTCGTGGGAGTCTTGCTCTCGACGGCTCTGCTCGCCACCGCGTGCGGGGGTGACGACGGCGGAGCTGACTCCACTCCCAGCTCTGGCGGCACGGGTGGCAAGGCGGACGCGGGTCAAAGCGGCGGCAGCGGCGGCGGGACCAGCGGGGGCGCCGGAGGGAACCCGAGCGGCGGGGCCGCAGGTGCGGCGGGTCAGGCGGGCGCCGCGGGTCAGGCGGGCGCGCCGACCACCGACGCAGGTGCCGACGCTGCGACACCAAGCTGCAAGTGTTTGCTGGGGGAAGGACCGTACTGCGCCGCTCGCGCGGCAGCCGAGGCAAAAAAAGCGGGGTGCACCATCGCGGCCCTCGCCGGCCACGCCACTGATCTCCTGAAGTGCGAGAACGACACGTGGTCGGTGCTGGAGAACTGCAAGGGCAGCTGCAAATACTCCGCGGGGTCGAGCAAGCTCGACGATCAGTGTGAGTTGCCCGTGTGTGACTGCTTCGTGCAAGTGGCCTGGTGCGGGTCCGGCGCGGCCAAAGAAGCCGCGAAGATGGGCTGCAAGATCCCGCTCCTGCCGGCGCACAACGGCGACATCTTGTATTGCCCGGGCGGAAAGTGGTCGGTGAAACAGGACTGCCCGCTCGGGTGTGTCGAGGCACCTTCGGGCACGCCGGACTCGTGCAAGAGCTCCAGCAACTACAAACTCCCGTTCGACTGCAACACCACCCGCACTTGCAGCAACGGGAACCACACGAACACCCACACCGGCAAGGACGAGTACGCTTTCGACTTCCCGATGCCCATTGGCACGACGGTGCGTGCCATGCGCGCCGGCAAGGTGCTGAATGTCCGGAACCCCTCGCCGCCCGGCAGCTCTTGTTACAACAGTGGCGCCCCGAGCTGCGCGAATTACGCCAATACCGTGGAGGTGCTGCACTCCGACGGCACGGTCGGCCTCTACATGCACCTCTCGAAGAGCTCGGTGACCAAGGGGCAAACAGTCGCCCAAGGAGACGCACTCGGGAAGTCCGGCAACAGCGGCTGGTCCACCGGCGCACACCTGCACGTGCAGGTCCAGCAGAACTGCGGCATCTGGTGGTGTCAGTCCCTGCCCTTCAAGTTCGTCGAGGACTCGACCATCTCCGCAGGCACCACGGTGAAGAGTCAGAACTGTCCCTGACCATCACCCAGCCGCGCCCCGCGCCCCGCGCCTCGGGCGCCGTTCGACGTGTCTCACGGAGCGGAAGTCGCGCCTGCCACCCGCGCGAGGTGCACGCCGAACAACCCCTCGTCGTCGAAGAAGCTGCGCTCGCGCACGAACCCGGCCGTGCTCAACAGCCGTTCGATGTGGGCGTCACTGTACTTGTGGCTCGACTCGGTGTGGATGCGCTCACCCCGGGCGAAGCTGAACCAGGCGTCGAGCTCGGCAACCCTGACCCGCTGCGGCCGCAGGCTCTCGAGGTAACTCTCGACCCGCGACAGCTCTTCGTTCCAGAGCGCGACGTGACGGAAGGCGTCCAGCTCAAACTCCCCACCAAGCTCGCGATTGATGCGCGCGAGGATGTTTTTGTTGAAAGCCGCAGTCACCCCGCTCGCATCATCGTAGGCCGGCAGCAGGCGTTCCGGGCTCTTCTTGCGGTCGGCCCCGAGAAGGAACGCGTCGCCGGGTGCCAGCGACCCGCGGACCGAAGAGAGCAGCGCCTGGGCCTCGGCATCCTCGAAATTGCCGATCGAGCTGCCGATGAAGAGCACCAGTCGCCGCGCCGGGATTTGCGCCAGGCGACGGATGGCCTCGGCGTGGTGAGTCGCGATGGGCCGCACCTCGACGCCGGGCTCCTCCCGCTTGATACGTGTCGCGGCGACGTCGAGGGCCGCCAGCGACACGTCGATGGGAACGTACAGGCACCGACCCTGGCGTTCGACTGCGGCGCGGAGCAAGATCTGCGACTTGGTGGCCGTACCGGCGCCGAGCTCGACGACGTTGAGCCGCGGCGCGCTGCCAGCGGCCTGCGCGACGATCTCCTCCCCGTATTGCTCGAACAGCGCGCGTTCGGTCCGGGTCAAATAGTACTCGGGCAGCTCGGTGATCAGCTCGAACAGCTTCGACCCCTCCTCGTCGTAGAACAACCACGCGGGTAGCGTCTTGTCAGCGCTGCCGAGACCCGCGCGCACGACGTCGGCCACGCTGTGACGCACTTTGAGTTCAGGCAGCGCCCGAGCGGCAGAGGAGTGGCTGATCATGAAATTCTCCCATCTCGGGCCAGTCGGATCCCGGTCATTTGAAAGCGCGTGTTGGCGGGCCAGAAGTTGCGGTAGCTGGTGCGAGAGTGGCCGGGCGGAGTGAACAGAGAGCTGCCGCGCAGGACCGTCTGTCCCACCATGAACTTTCCGTTGTACTCGCCGAGTGCA is part of the Myxococcales bacterium genome and encodes:
- a CDS encoding M23 family metallopeptidase — its product is MRLLQLVGVLLSTALLATACGGDDGGADSTPSSGGTGGKADAGQSGGSGGGTSGGAGGNPSGGAAGAAGQAGAAGQAGAPTTDAGADAATPSCKCLLGEGPYCAARAAAEAKKAGCTIAALAGHATDLLKCENDTWSVLENCKGSCKYSAGSSKLDDQCELPVCDCFVQVAWCGSGAAKEAAKMGCKIPLLPAHNGDILYCPGGKWSVKQDCPLGCVEAPSGTPDSCKSSSNYKLPFDCNTTRTCSNGNHTNTHTGKDEYAFDFPMPIGTTVRAMRAGKVLNVRNPSPPGSSCYNSGAPSCANYANTVEVLHSDGTVGLYMHLSKSSVTKGQTVAQGDALGKSGNSGWSTGAHLHVQVQQNCGIWWCQSLPFKFVEDSTISAGTTVKSQNCP
- the egtD gene encoding L-histidine N(alpha)-methyltransferase, which encodes MISHSSAARALPELKVRHSVADVVRAGLGSADKTLPAWLFYDEEGSKLFELITELPEYYLTRTERALFEQYGEEIVAQAAGSAPRLNVVELGAGTATKSQILLRAAVERQGRCLYVPIDVSLAALDVAATRIKREEPGVEVRPIATHHAEAIRRLAQIPARRLVLFIGSSIGNFEDAEAQALLSSVRGSLAPGDAFLLGADRKKSPERLLPAYDDASGVTAAFNKNILARINRELGGEFELDAFRHVALWNEELSRVESYLESLRPQRVRVAELDAWFSFARGERIHTESSHKYSDAHIERLLSTAGFVRERSFFDDEGLFGVHLARVAGATSAP